The genome window CGTCTCCCTGGAAAACATATCCTCCTGTATCGAACCGAGCGTTGCGGTATCCTTGCTCATGGAAGCGAAGAAACTATTCAGTAAAGCCGCTTGTTCCTTGCTGGTGGTGAGCAAACTGTCTTCAGCCTTGCTGCGGACATTTGTCTCCAGCTGCGAAGTCAGGGTGGCGTTCGATTCCTGAATGCGGAAATACACATAATATCCCATCCCGAAGATGGCAATAAATATAATGGCCATGTTACCCAGGGTCAGTTTTGTTCGCAGGTTCAAACGACCCAGAGGTGTTTTTTCCAGAATGTCAAATATGGAAAGGAGAGTCTTGATCATCGGCGCGTTCCCTTATTCACTGTCTTTATCCATATCTTCGTCTCGGAATTGGATGATGACCTCGGAACCCGGCATGGAACGGCCCAGTTCCTCCACTGCAGTTTGCAAAACGTTCTTAAGGTTGATGGACGCGCTGATCTTGCCGGTCACTTCACTGATCGTCTGCTCCTTGATTACCTGGCGCTGGGATTCCTGGATCAGGCGCGCATTTTCAAGAGCAAGGGAAAGGCGCTCGGAGATGGCCTCGGCAAGTCCGATTTCGTTGGCGGTCCACTGGCGCTCCCTGGAGGGGGCTGTAATATTCATGGAGCCGATGATTTGTCCGCGCAGTTTTATCGGCACGACAATGATGGGTTCCTTTGCGATTCCATCCGCATGGAAGACCAGCGATTCACCGCGGTTGACCGCTTGTTGAATTTCGTCCGTACTGACGGGCCGGGTTAATTTCTGCCCGCCTGTCAGGCTTTGCTGATAACCAATCATCGCCTCTTCGCGGCTGAAAGCCGCCCAGCCCGCCTGGATGTTTTGGCCATAAAGCACTTGTAATTCATTAAGAGATTGGCGGGTCTGTGTGAACAACCTTGCGTTTTCGATGGCGATGGCGATCTGGTCCGCCAGAATGCTCAGCGTAAATGCATCATCTTCGGTGAACGCGCCGGGTTTTTCACTTTGCACGTCCAACGCACCAACGGTCACTTCGCGCACCTTTAGGGGGATTGCCATTTCAGAGCGGGTGTTCGGGAGGTCGGGATTGTTGAAGAATACTGCATCCAGCCCGACATCAAGCGCGATGCGAGGTACTCCGAATTTGGCGACATATCCCACGATTCCGCTTCCGCCGACCTCGAGCTTGTGAGCCCGGTCCAGCATTTTTCTTCCACCTTCGCTGTTTGAGGCTTGCAGGACGGCGTATTGCTTCGTTTCATCCAGCAGGAAAATACCTGTATGATAGAAACCGAAGCGCTCGCTCACCAGACTTGTGATCAATGCAAGCAGGTTGTCCAGTTTTTGTTCGCTGGTAATAAGTTTTGAAATTTCACCGATGGACAGGAGCTCGCTGGCGCGCGTTTCACTTTGGTGACGGGCAATTTCGAGGTCGGCAGTTCGCTCTGCAACGCGCTGTTCGAGGTCGACCAGGTTTTGTCTCAAGTTGTCTGTCATTCGGTTGAAGGAATTTGCCAGCGTACCGATCTCGTCCTGTGTGGTAACTGAAGCGCGCACATTGAGATCGCCCGCCGTGATCTGTTCCGCAACCGCAGTAAGGGACTGAAGCGGTCTTGCAATGACCTGCGAGGCTAAAAAGGCGGATAAAGCCACAAGCCCAAGCAAGATCAAGGATATCAGGGTGATCGTTCTGGTTTGCTCCCTTGCCTGCAGAAGAATTTCACTGCGATCCTGGTTGGATACCAGGCTCCATCTGAGTTGATTAATGATCGGCGCTGTTCTTGCATCGGTGCTGGTTACCGGGGCGCGGCTGATCAGGCTTGGAACGTTGTCGTATGTGTTGTCTGTGTAACTTGAGGCGTTGAACGGAAGGCGGAGGGCATTCAGGTCGCCGAAGGTGGTTTCGCCCTCTCCAACAGGCACCCTTCTCCCGTCTGCGAGATAGAGTTTGATCTGCGCGGTGCCGCGCAATTTTGCATCGTCCAATACTTTCAGGACGATTTCCACGTCCATCGTGGTGCGAAGGATGCCGACAATCTTTGTTGATTCGTGGGCATAGATCGGCACGGCAATGATGATTGCGTAGGTATTGCTGCTTGTGTCGAATGTCGGCTCGCCAATGAAGACGGCCCCCCGCCCGTCATTAAATGCCGCCTGCCACCAGCGCTCGTCGGCCTGATAGTAGTCCGATGTTCGGTTGGTGGCACTGATGTTTGCGCCGTAACTGTCTGTCACAAATATCTCCACATTTTCAGGGTAGGCATTTCGATATTTGCGTAACTCCACAGCGGTTGGGTCATTGATCACGCCGTCGATGATCGGCAGGTTGTCATTATTTTCCGCGTCAGCCGCCTGCCATTGTTCGTCCAGCGCCTGAATTTCAGCCTGTATGGTTGTGGATGATTTTCCAGCGTAGGGTGAAAAATTTGCAAGTTCAACGTAATCCTGTAAAGCCTTGTTCAAACTTAGCGCCTGCAAGCCCTGTAACTGTTTCGCCAGCGTCTCCCCCACGATCAGCGCGCGGGCCTCCGTTTCAGCTGTCATGCTTTCGCCAAAGTTTTGAATCAATTGCTGGTTGTTTGTGCGATTGACAATGATCGCGAGCGTGCCTAGCGAGATAATCGCTGTTAGAACAAATCCCAGGACGAGTTTGGTGCGCAGTGGGTAGTTGGCAAATTCCTGCAGGATGAAGATGGTGTAGGCAAGCAGTATGATTGTAATGACGGCGGGTACAACAGTTTGTATGAGGGCCAATTCCAAACGCTCATACCGGGCGTAGGAATCGATCAGGATTGCGGTGACAGCTGATACAGCTCCAAGTGCAATTGCCCAGCTTACATATCGCGGTTTCAGTGTCAACCCCGTGATCAGGGTAATGGCTGCCAACCCGCTCATTCCAACAACCAATCCGAGGTCTTTTAGCACTGCGGATGAAACAGGGACGATGGTCGCAATTGCGACTATTAACTGGATCATTCCAGAAGCAACACGCCCACGGCGGCTGAGGCGGTTTGCATTGGCGGCGATAATCGTCAAGGCAAGAGTTATGCCTGCAATTGTGTAAATCTGCCAGTTTTGGGTTTGTGCCAGCAGGTATATATACAAAACGTTGATCGGAGCCAGGACAACCGCCATTACGAGGGATATCCGAAGAGCATTGGCTCTTTGGCGGGCATCCTCTGGATGCGGGGTGACGGTGTTCAGCTTTTGGTGCAACTCGTTCGTCATATGGGTCTCTTTATTTTGCGCCGGTATTTAATTCAAGGGCGACGGGTTCGATTTGAACAAGAACATCCGAACCCCCCAGCGCGCGGCTTAATTCCTGGGCGGCGGTTTGCAAAATGGTTTCGAAGCGCGTGGATGAACTTATGCGGCTGGTAATTTCCGTGGTGACACGCTCAATATCTGCGCGGTGCTGCGTTGCTTGAAGCAGGGTTGCGGTTTCAATGGCAAGTGAAAGGCGCTCTGCGACGGCTTCGGCAATATCGGCAGCATCTTCGGTCAATGTGTGGTTGTCACGCCCGCGCAGATTCATCACGCCTACGACCTGTCCGCGCAGACGAATCGGGATTGCAAGTTTCGACGGCTCATTTGGTTTGTTCGATAGAACTGTCTCGCCTTTCTCAACCGCCTCCCGGATGTAGTCGCCCTCAAGGGGTTTTTGAAGGGGCGCAATGTTTGTATCTATTAACTGAATTCCCAGCCCCAGTGATTTTGGACGCATGACTTTCCATGATTCGCGTGTGGATTCTCCGATTGCGCTTTGTGCTTCCGTCAGGGACTTGCGGGCTTCTTCAATCGCGAGCGTATTGTTGATGGCAATGGACACCTGGTCGGCAAGGGCGATCAGAACCTCTATGTCGTCCTGCACAAAAGCGTTGGCTTCGGTGCTTTGTACATCCAGCGCGCCGATAATCTGCCCGGCGTAACGAAGCGGCAGGGCAATTTCGGAACGGGTGTTTGGGAGGTTTGGATTGTCGAAGAAAACAGCATCAGCGCCAACGTCCAGGGCGATGCGGGGTTGTCCCGTGGCGGTGACAAAGCCGACAATGCCGGTCTGCCCGACCTGTAATTTATGTCCGCGCATCAGCATTTTTTGACCGCCCTCGCTGTTTGCAGCGCGCAGGACTGCGAACTCGCGGTCCCTGTCGAGCAGGAATACCCCGGTGTGGTAAATGCGAAACTGGTCGCTGATAACCTGTGTGATGCGCGGCAGGAGGGCTTCCAGGTCTTGAATGGATGAGACGGCCTGCAATACCTGTGTGACGGCTTCGAACTGGCGGGCGCGCCGCAGGATGGAGCGGTTTGCCGTCTCCAACTCAGCGGTGCGTTGATTTACACGTTCCTCCAGTGTAGTGCGCAGTTCGTTGA of Anaerolineales bacterium contains these proteins:
- a CDS encoding GAF domain-containing protein, which gives rise to MTNELHQKLNTVTPHPEDARQRANALRISLVMAVVLAPINVLYIYLLAQTQNWQIYTIAGITLALTIIAANANRLSRRGRVASGMIQLIVAIATIVPVSSAVLKDLGLVVGMSGLAAITLITGLTLKPRYVSWAIALGAVSAVTAILIDSYARYERLELALIQTVVPAVITIILLAYTIFILQEFANYPLRTKLVLGFVLTAIISLGTLAIIVNRTNNQQLIQNFGESMTAETEARALIVGETLAKQLQGLQALSLNKALQDYVELANFSPYAGKSSTTIQAEIQALDEQWQAADAENNDNLPIIDGVINDPTAVELRKYRNAYPENVEIFVTDSYGANISATNRTSDYYQADERWWQAAFNDGRGAVFIGEPTFDTSSNTYAIIIAVPIYAHESTKIVGILRTTMDVEIVLKVLDDAKLRGTAQIKLYLADGRRVPVGEGETTFGDLNALRLPFNASSYTDNTYDNVPSLISRAPVTSTDARTAPIINQLRWSLVSNQDRSEILLQAREQTRTITLISLILLGLVALSAFLASQVIARPLQSLTAVAEQITAGDLNVRASVTTQDEIGTLANSFNRMTDNLRQNLVDLEQRVAERTADLEIARHQSETRASELLSIGEISKLITSEQKLDNLLALITSLVSERFGFYHTGIFLLDETKQYAVLQASNSEGGRKMLDRAHKLEVGGSGIVGYVAKFGVPRIALDVGLDAVFFNNPDLPNTRSEMAIPLKVREVTVGALDVQSEKPGAFTEDDAFTLSILADQIAIAIENARLFTQTRQSLNELQVLYGQNIQAGWAAFSREEAMIGYQQSLTGGQKLTRPVSTDEIQQAVNRGESLVFHADGIAKEPIIVVPIKLRGQIIGSMNITAPSRERQWTANEIGLAEAISERLSLALENARLIQESQRQVIKEQTISEVTGKISASINLKNVLQTAVEELGRSMPGSEVIIQFRDEDMDKDSE
- a CDS encoding GAF domain-containing protein — its product is MIARIFDYFSAEEDQDPSFIRLTRNIVIFVIASNIALLPLVTGAIGEGSRNPVAFVTLCIAIILEGISLYYVLQGRIHMAKVVVPFALIAAVVIVSLNTNGLKNTSLVGLPIILVISAILLGRRSLFLAAPLAVLGVIVIAVMDLSGRIEFVPAGLDDAFIIAILLIVCAGIIQLLIGRLNESIQRTRRSEKIQKEENLELNELRTTLEERVNQRTAELETANRSILRRARQFEAVTQVLQAVSSIQDLEALLPRITQVISDQFRIYHTGVFLLDRDREFAVLRAANSEGGQKMLMRGHKLQVGQTGIVGFVTATGQPRIALDVGADAVFFDNPNLPNTRSEIALPLRYAGQIIGALDVQSTEANAFVQDDIEVLIALADQVSIAINNTLAIEEARKSLTEAQSAIGESTRESWKVMRPKSLGLGIQLIDTNIAPLQKPLEGDYIREAVEKGETVLSNKPNEPSKLAIPIRLRGQVVGVMNLRGRDNHTLTEDAADIAEAVAERLSLAIETATLLQATQHRADIERVTTEITSRISSSTRFETILQTAAQELSRALGGSDVLVQIEPVALELNTGAK